AGATAATTGTCTTCACCGCAGAGAGACGGACTACAGGATTACCGAAATAAAAGCTTTTGGAAGGTTCGGTAGAACACTAACTGGCGATGAGGCTTATAGTATCAGTGAACATCTTCAATTTTAATTCTTTGTGGTGAAACCCAGTTAAATTCCTCCCTTCGCGCTTTGGTATGTCTGCTCAAAACTCCCTGTAATGGGAGTCCAACGCACCATCATCCGCCCGCACGTCCGCGACAACCAACTGTCGCCGATCCCGATCGACTTCGATCCCGAGACGCTCGGCTGGATTCTCGAAGAAGGAGGCCGGGGTAACCTCATGCTCCAGAACGAGCTGTTCAATACCATGGAGGATACATGGGACCGCCTCCGCTCCAACCTGAACAAGATTAAGAAGGCCGTAGCTAAGCTGCCGTTTAATCTGCAGCCATGGACAGAGAAGGGCAAAGAGCCCACTGCATCTGCGCTCGAAAAGGCCGCCTTTGTTGAGCACGTTCTCCACAATCAGAAAGCCGCCACCTGGGAAGGGCAGCACAATTTTCAAGCCACCATCTACGAACTACTCGACGCCGTCGCCCGAGGCGTCTCCGTCCTCGAAATTGATTGGACCATTGAGGACGGCAAATATGTCCCCGCTGGCACCCGCCGCGTTCCGTGGACCTGCCTTGGCTTTGAGCCACCCTCCCATTTTCACAATTCAAAACTCACCCTTCACAATTCCGAAGCGTTAAGATTATTTCCAGATCGAGATCGAAATAATCCCAAACGCTTCGAGTCCTATCCCCACAAATTTCTCGTCGGCGTCTATCGCGCCAAGTCCGGCCACATCGCTGAGACCGCACAGCTTCGTGCGATGGCTCATCTATGGCTAGGCCGCATGCTTGGTTGGGAGTGGATGGCGCATAAAGCTGAACTCTTTGGACTCCCAATTCGTTGGGCGACCTATGATCCCAGCGCCCCGCAAACACAGATCGATCAAGTCTCTGATATGCTGCGCAATATGGGAACGGCCGCATGGGGGGCCTTCCCGCAAGGCACCGAGTTACAAATCCTCAACGGCAGCACGCCAGGCGTGGCCGGTGCATCCGAACCGACCGAGCGGCTCATGTATCTTGCGGACCGTGCTTGTGACCTTCTTTTCCTCGGCCAGACACTGACCACGGAAGAAGGCAATAGTGGTTCCTATGCCCTCGGCAACGTCCACCGCGAAGTGGAGCTCGACCTTTACGAGAACTACGCTGCCTATGTCATCGACGTGATCAACAATCAGCTCATCCCCAGCATCATCGAACTCAACTGGGGCAACTCCGAGGAATTGCCATTCTTAGAGGTCGAACTAAACCGCCCCGAAAAAGACCGTCAACTCGTCGAGCGCGACAAACTTCTCTTTAAAGACAT
The nucleotide sequence above comes from Coraliomargarita algicola. Encoded proteins:
- a CDS encoding phage portal protein family protein; this encodes MGVQRTIIRPHVRDNQLSPIPIDFDPETLGWILEEGGRGNLMLQNELFNTMEDTWDRLRSNLNKIKKAVAKLPFNLQPWTEKGKEPTASALEKAAFVEHVLHNQKAATWEGQHNFQATIYELLDAVARGVSVLEIDWTIEDGKYVPAGTRRVPWTCLGFEPPSHFHNSKLTLHNSEALRLFPDRDRNNPKRFESYPHKFLVGVYRAKSGHIAETAQLRAMAHLWLGRMLGWEWMAHKAELFGLPIRWATYDPSAPQTQIDQVSDMLRNMGTAAWGAFPQGTELQILNGSTPGVAGASEPTERLMYLADRACDLLFLGQTLTTEEGNSGSYALGNVHREVELDLYENYAAYVIDVINNQLIPSIIELNWGNSEELPFLEVELNRPEKDRQLVERDKLLFKDMGLPVSKQWLYDRHKVPAPGPEEDLFTGGAMSSSSAASAPGSQVSAPAASARSGALQQSSAKDLPTFEPSHIHTSDCIHAASESTASLNARRLSAYVAFIDLLAKTDLSTHDIIWSGGDCATCAPYNGTAYGSGWTTPPPIHHNCDCSISVQPKSE